The window gcattattaagcgaaaaagttggaactaatcatattaagttacacgggaccaacaaatgaTTCCATGAGAAAAGTATATGCCTATGCCTATGCCTATGCCTATCCCTGCGTAACATCAAGCAACACAGGGCCAaaaagaatttcacaaatcttaCTATATTTGAAGATGTGCCCTATATATTCAGACTTTCATAGAAGAAGCAAACAGAAAGTATGGAACAATATGGGAAAACCTATGTGGATAACATGACAAAGCAATTAGTTAATTGGTCACTGGACCGATTTCTGGTTTGTGCTTCTTTCAACCTTTTTTTTGTTATCctttaacttatttatttattactttttGAGACCATCTactgaagaaaaaaaacaaaaagatgcaagGAGAATGCAATATAGTTGAAATAAACATGGAATACAACCAGTCATTACAACAGTTGCCAGCATCAATAACAGCAAATTCTTGAGAACATATTTAAATGGCCTTGAGAATTTTCAACTGccagaattgcgagaggctgggGTTATGGCACAGTAGTGCTTCTGAGGAGATCTAGTAATATGTCCTGAATAAATCTACTGATTCTGGATGTGTCATAAACACATGTGTTATCATGCTAGAATCAGGATCAGCTTGCGTATAATGAACATGCCTATTCTCGACAGCAATATGGTAGAACTGACTAGCTAGGTCTCTACCTTCGAACTCATCCTTCCTCATCTTATCAATGTAATTGTAGACGTGTTTAATTATTGGGTTGTCTGCTAGATGCTTTTCTTTAACTGCTGTTAAAATAGCACAGggctttgcttgagccgaaCTCATATCACGCAGAATTATTTTAGATGTggtactgagtccgctcatctgccGACTTCCTTCTGGATACACACATAATGTATGACTGTGCTTACCAGTTGACCCAGCCTTAGTCTGTATCCCCCAACCAGAAAGGTATGtatgttgataggctttaatctgaaatttacatctgcacgctttagttttactttttcttattaaagtatCTTCAAAAGTTCTCAGAACACCTCTGtagcgttcaccccgtgaacatctcAACAGCTTATGCTTTCCCCCAtgtttgtgcgaagatattatAATCTCAACCCCATTTTGCCCAATTAACAGCAGCTTCACACGAAAGGAATACGGTGTCTGTTATGAAACGGGAACTGTAATCAATGCTATTGGGATTCCAATCTTCTAACAGTTCCTGAATATACAAAAAATGCATAACAGGTGTTAATAAAAgttgaaaaaatacaaaaaattaaGTTCAGGGGTGTTTCAGCCCTTTTTTATGGTAAACGGACAGGCCACCCGTTCCACCATAGGCAGGAACGGGCAGCTTAAACTTCCCGTCCCCCGGGTGGAACGGGCATaggtggaacgggtggcgcatgCTGCCCGTCCCATAGGCCAAACGGGTAGTTCATTCGTTCGGCCTATGGAACGGGATGCATGCGCCACCCGTTCAGGCTaaactcataaaaaaaattaaataatttcagaattcgatttttttttaatttaggatCGTAATATTACCTCATGTTCGAAATCATCTACTTCTGGAATGCTCGGTTCCATTTTCGTAAAGTTCGGTTTTTTTGCTCGGGAGAGAAGGGGAGAAAGAGGATTTTGAGTTTTGGATGACAAATAATGAGAAGGGTGGAATGGTAAAAGAAAGAGCGGTAATAAGTAATTTGGAGCAGTAAATAGCAATACCCTTATTTAAACACTAAAATAAATGAAGTTAAGAATCacttataaataaattaaaatatttaattgaaaattttaagATAAATGAAATTGGTTAGCTCTGTTATTTTTAATAGTTTCTTTCCTATTTTACAATTTTAGAGCAACTTTCTCCGCTTGTATCAAGGATAAATCGTACCAATGATAACTTTCTCTTTtagtttaataaaatcattcataCAATTTCAAACAAAAAATCATTGAAACAGTAACTTAGTGGCtacttttaaaaataattaacttTTACATATGATACAATAACCACAAGAGcagcaaaaataataataataacaaatattTCTTATTTACTTAATTCAAGACGGCGACAACATatgtaatttttcaaaaaaaaaatgttatcatATGGCTTATCATTTTATACATAATTAAACTTTTTTCCAACGTGATTGACATGTTCTTTTTAcgataaataaaattattaatttttcctGTGGTTTATAATTTctaggcttaatgcttctccagcccccttaacttctcacccccttaacttgtccaaattggtcattttaccccttctcaactcatcgaatgtcctaatTACCTctttaactctataaaaatggtatttcccACCCCTTATCatcttatttaccctcttaTAAAAACggtatttcttacccctttataatacaaaataaataggacttattcaaacgaataaaaaatacaaataagaacattaatataaacaagttaaatacattatatgtagggataatgtaccataataggcctatgatttttgggtaagtatcaatttaggttccacgtacaaaatagcataaatatagatttaacgtttaaaaaaagttatcaatttaggcttagataacggattgtaagaggtgaaaaataccacttttatggagttaaggaggtaaataggacattctatgagttggagaagtaaatagacaagttgagggggtgagaaataccacttttatagaatTAAGGAGGTAAATAGGATCTTCAATGAGTTGagagggtaaaatgaccaatttgaataagttaagggggttggAGAAGCATTAGGCCTAATTTCTAAATGTAAGATGaactataaattttttaaattttaaacttCCAAAGgtctgataaaaaaaataataatcaatcaaattgaactccaaaaaaacaaaacttGGAAGGTTAAAGTCATGACAATGTTAccataaataaagataaattagagaaaaagaacaacataatataataataataataataataataataataaactagaAAGAGTATTATCTTTAACCTGTTTTGATAAATTTACTTGtgaattaaatctaaatttatttTGAGACACATTTGGTCCCTAGAGTTAGTTGAAGGAAAAAGGGAGCTTGTTAAGATTTTATCATTGTACCATTTGATACAATACATAGATCAATACCCAACTCAAGTTTATTTAGCTATTTGAATGAGTTCTATGCATGCTCAAAAACTATTTACTGTAAACATACCAATTGAAAAAAAGATAGCACTGTAAACATACCTAACTGAAAACATACCAATGGTATCACTTACAAAACCACGATAAGGTTCAAACAAATGCCAAAACCACTATAAACTAGGACAAAAACATTGGCTATTGCATCTCCTTTTGTAagtccacaaaatgcacaaccTCCTTCCCTAAATACACCTTATCTTCTTCACCTAACAAATTAAGATAACTCAGACTTCATCAGATCACATTAATCATGCTCGAGCAGCGAAATGATATAACTTACAAAGTTCTCTGTCCATTATGAGAATTATGCCTACTTTTTCAGCTTAGCTATCTGACTTATAACATCATTCAGGGGTTCACTTAGAATGCTTCTCTTCGACTGGAACAGAAAggtaaaaacaacaacaaatgtTTTACAATAACTTTCAATGCAATTTTGCACCTTAAATTACCAAGTTAGAGTGATATGATACCTTCAAGGATGGAACAAGAGCAAAGACTTCATCAACATTGTCAGGACAAACTTTTGCAATCACAGATATCTGCAGACataatgttttaatttaacgATTGCTTacctttttatttagttatttgaaACATGAAGCAAGGTTAAAAAATGATACCTCCCCATCAGACACACCATGTCTTTTGAGGCTCCTGATGTTTTGAGTTAATAATTTAACAATAGATGTTCAACggcaatataaatattaagtAGTAGAAGTAAAAAATTCCTTCTGTAAATGATGGAAATAAAGGATACTCGAGAATTTTTCTGATTGACTGAGGATTTGTATAATAAGCACCGGTATTTGCATATTGCAATGCCCGGTCAAATGACCTGAAAATAATATGGAAAAGTATACGGCGTAAATATATTTCTACTTGTAAATAGTAGCTTAAAGATATTTTACTCACACAGGAAGTTTGATTTTAGGATCTTGAGACAATAGAACCATTTGCTCATGGATTCCTTGTAAGATTTGTGCAGCCTCACAGTCCATCATACATACGGCAGTCTTTGGAAGTTCTACAAATAGAAGCAACAATCTATGTTACATGGCACTAGCTACCAAAAGGCACATAAGAATCCGTTCATCGCTCAAACACGgtgattaattataattaaccACTCCTGGAAAATTAAGCATGTAAATGATTCCATGAGAAAAGTATATGCCTATGCCTATGCCTATCCCTGCGTAACATCAAGCAACACAGGGCCAaaaagaatttcacaaatcttaCTATATTTGAAGATGTGCCCTATACATTCAGACTTTCACAGAAGAAGCAAACAGAAAGTATGGAACAATATGGGAAAACATATGCGGATAACATGACAGAAATTAGTTAATTGGTCACTGGAGCGATTTCTGATCTGTGCTTCTttcaaccttttttttttttgttatcctTTAACTTATCTATTTATTACTTTTTGAGACCAGCTActgaaaaaaaacaaagagatGCAAGGAGAATGCAATAGAGTTGAAATAAACATGGAATACAAGCAGTCATTACAGCAGTTGCCAGCATCAATAACAGCAAATTCTTGAGAACATATTTAAATGGCCTTGAGAATTTTCAACTGCCAGAACATAATAACAACATAGGTTAACTGGGACAATACTTAATTAGTGACTAGAACAATAAATgctaataaataaattgttgGATTATAGGAAGTATCTGATACTATAACATACCCTGCTCAATTCTCAGTTCAAGTGGTGGTGGTTCTTTTGGCAAATTAGCCTTTCCGCCATTTGAAGTCTTGTCACCTTTACCACCCTTGTTCATACTACCTGGATATATAGGTAGAAAGAAATATACATAAATGAATGCTAGCAAACAATGAGATGATGTGTGATGCAAATCACATTCAAGATATAGTGAGTAATAGGAAAACATTAGTAGCATAATTTAGGAAGTTATATACCTATAATTTATGAAGTaattaaataatgttaaagcCTAATTTATACacttattttattgtttaatcCCTCTATTGTTATTTACTTTATATGGAATAGAACATTTTTGGTGTGTCTCTGTTTCAAATCCTAGCTACTCACCTTTTTTCTAGCGAAGACCGTCATGGTAACCTTT is drawn from Euphorbia lathyris chromosome 9, ddEupLath1.1, whole genome shotgun sequence and contains these coding sequences:
- the LOC136207165 gene encoding DNA-directed RNA polymerases IV and V subunit 4-like isoform X2, yielding MDKGGKGFSLPVSKGNNDSSAKSKRGRKVQFSAEGLPNDKSDFLSKSDGKFDSAKGSMNKGGKGDKTSNGGKANLPKEPPPLELRIEQELPKTAVCMMDCEAAQILQGIHEQMVLLSQDPKIKLPVSFDRALQYANTGAYYTNPQSIRKILESLKRHGVSDGEISVIAKVCPDNVDEVFALVPSLKSKRSILSEPLNDVISQIAKLKK
- the LOC136207165 gene encoding DNA-directed RNA polymerases IV and V subunit 4-like isoform X1, coding for MDKGGKGFSLPVSKGNNDSSAKSKRGRKVQFSAEGLPNDKSDFLSKSDGKFDSAKGSMNKGGKGDKTSNGGKANLPKEPPPLELRIEQELPKTAVCMMDCEAAQILQGIHEQMVLLSQDPKIKLPVSFDRALQYANTGAYYTNPQSIRKILESLKRHGVSDGEISVIAKVCPDNVDEVFALVPSLKSKRSILSEPLNDVISQIAKLKK